The genomic segment CCAGACCGCCTATTCCAACGGCGTGAACATCTGGATCGCCATGTTCGTCATCGCCCCGCTCTTCGTCGGGCTCGTCGGCATCCTCATAGAACTGCTGGTGATAAGGCACTTATACGGCCGGATGATGGATACGCTCCTCGCCACGTGGGGCATATCACTCTTCATCACCGGGCTGATCACCATGATCTTCGGCAACGTGACGCAGGGCATCTCCACCCCCCTCGGCTTCTACGAGATCGGCGGCATCCGCGACAGTGCCTACAAGTTCCTCATCATCGGCGTCACAATCGTGGTCTTCGGCGGCATCTACCTCGTGCTCAAGAAAACCCGCCTCGGCCTCATCGCCCGCGCCACCATGAACAACCCGGGCCAGGTCGCCGTGCTGGGCGTGAACCCCCGCATCGTCTACACCGTCACCTTCGCCGCCGGCGCCGCCATCAGCGGGCTCGCCGGTGCGGTGCTCGCCCCGGTCACCGGCGTCGTCCCCACCATGGGCGCGGCCTATATCGGCAAGGCCTTCATCACCGTGATCTGCGGCGGCGACGCGATCTTCGCCGGCACGGCCATCGCCTCCATCCTCTTCGGCTCGATCAACCAGGTGACCACCATCGTCTCCACCGCCGAGTTCGGCGAGGTCGCCCTCCTGATCGGCGCGCTCCTGATGCTCCGGCTCCTGCCCAAG from the Roseovarius indicus genome contains:
- a CDS encoding branched-chain amino acid ABC transporter permease, whose product is MAIATIQILNTIASLALISVGLAIIFGMMKVMNFAHGELLMLGAYSVQTAYSNGVNIWIAMFVIAPLFVGLVGILIELLVIRHLYGRMMDTLLATWGISLFITGLITMIFGNVTQGISTPLGFYEIGGIRDSAYKFLIIGVTIVVFGGIYLVLKKTRLGLIARATMNNPGQVAVLGVNPRIVYTVTFAAGAAISGLAGAVLAPVTGVVPTMGAAYIGKAFITVICGGDAIFAGTAIASILFGSINQVTTIVSTAEFGEVALLIGALLMLRLLPKGISSLVSNRAV